Proteins from one Arthrobacter sp. DNA4 genomic window:
- the ccsB gene encoding c-type cytochrome biogenesis protein CcsB — MPFGINETMGQYSELFMLLAAGTYTVAFIAFAWDLAKSSKALRAVDLKAAQAGAATKVPVAAGVGAASAGARLDGPADRAERPSSSAAKAGGAGAGGVVTADGDMKYATERRVPARVAVALTTLAVLIHGAGVVTRALGAGRVPWGNMYEFLTTGAFLVAAVFLLSLIRRDLRFLGTFVVGLVIIMLVAASVAFWTPVGHLVPALQSYWLVIHVSIAVLSSALFTLTFAMSALQLVQSHRQKTVAAGGADKLGFMRLVPSALSLENLSYRINAIAFIGWTFTLMFGAIWAEKAWGRFWGWDTKEVWTFVIWVVYAGYLHARATRGWTGTRAAWLSIVGYLCVIFNFTIVNQFFNGLHSYSGL; from the coding sequence ATGCCATTTGGAATCAACGAAACCATGGGCCAGTACAGCGAACTCTTCATGCTGCTGGCGGCGGGCACCTACACAGTGGCCTTCATTGCCTTCGCCTGGGACCTGGCCAAGAGCAGCAAGGCCCTGCGCGCAGTTGACCTCAAGGCCGCGCAGGCCGGGGCTGCCACCAAGGTTCCGGTTGCGGCCGGTGTCGGCGCCGCCTCCGCAGGGGCGCGCCTGGACGGCCCCGCTGACCGGGCCGAGCGTCCGTCGTCGTCCGCTGCCAAGGCCGGCGGCGCAGGGGCCGGCGGTGTCGTCACGGCCGACGGCGACATGAAGTACGCCACGGAGCGCCGGGTTCCGGCGCGGGTCGCCGTGGCCCTGACCACCCTCGCCGTCCTCATCCACGGCGCCGGCGTGGTCACCAGGGCCCTGGGCGCGGGCCGCGTGCCGTGGGGCAACATGTACGAGTTCCTCACCACCGGCGCGTTCCTGGTGGCGGCCGTCTTCCTGCTCTCCCTTATCCGGCGCGACCTGCGCTTCCTGGGCACCTTCGTGGTGGGCCTGGTAATCATCATGCTGGTGGCTGCCTCCGTGGCCTTCTGGACCCCCGTGGGCCACCTGGTCCCCGCCCTCCAGAGCTACTGGCTGGTCATCCACGTATCCATTGCCGTGCTTTCCTCGGCCCTGTTCACCCTGACGTTCGCGATGTCCGCCCTGCAGCTGGTGCAGTCCCACCGGCAGAAGACCGTTGCAGCCGGCGGCGCCGACAAGCTCGGTTTCATGCGCCTGGTGCCCTCCGCGCTGAGCCTGGAGAACCTCTCCTACCGGATCAACGCCATCGCCTTCATCGGCTGGACCTTCACCCTCATGTTCGGTGCCATCTGGGCGGAAAAAGCATGGGGCCGGTTCTGGGGCTGGGACACCAAAGAGGTGTGGACGTTCGTGATCTGGGTTGTCTACGCCGGATACCTGCACGCCCGTGCCACCCGCGGCTGGACCGGGACACGCGCCGCGTGGCTGTCGATCGTGGGCTACCTGTGCGTGATCTTCAACTTCACCATCGTGAACCAGTTCTTCAACGGGCTCCACTCCTACTCCGGCCTCTAG
- a CDS encoding cytochrome c biogenesis protein ResB → MSERVNVKKKQSAPVAEAKAQAALPALGPKGMLRWAWTQLTSMRTALFLLLLLAVAAVPGSLFPQRPANPAVVTQYIKDHPDYGKLLDSLQLYDVYSSAWFSAIYLLLFISLIGCVVPRAIAHYKAMRSQPPRTPQRLSRLPEYGTLVIPASGAVPASDAINGAAGLLRKRGYRVEVRDADGALPSLGAERGFMKEVGNLVFHTSLIGVLVSVAAGGLFGYSGQRILVEGDTFVNTLVGYDQFNPGTNFQSSQLQPYSLQLDKFNITFDRESRGKFGQPIDFAATVTTKENPDAPPKQEILKVNDPVSLGGTSIYLTGNGYAPVVTIRDGAGNVAMQGPVVAKLQGENYYSSVVIKVPDAQPDQLGFVGFFLPTAFVTDKNVSFSADPELFNPQLTLNSYYGDLGLNKGAPQNVFELDVKNLTPLNARNLAAGGITLAPGSTYTLPDGKGSISFDGVKRYIGVDIHHNPGQLYALIFALLAVAGLILSLYVNRRRVWVRTGTADDGRTMVEYGLLARGEDHRLAGEAAALRKLFAAEWQLPDEAAPEAAAPENTAPSQQTPSRTGDNVAGSAEKAEGSVTTPAGPTGPEKDQ, encoded by the coding sequence ATGAGCGAGCGTGTGAACGTAAAGAAGAAGCAATCCGCCCCTGTCGCAGAGGCGAAGGCCCAGGCCGCCCTCCCGGCCCTGGGTCCCAAGGGCATGCTCCGGTGGGCCTGGACCCAGCTGACCAGCATGCGCACCGCGCTGTTCCTGCTGCTGCTCCTCGCCGTCGCCGCCGTCCCCGGATCACTGTTCCCGCAGCGGCCCGCCAACCCGGCCGTGGTGACCCAGTACATCAAGGACCACCCGGACTACGGCAAGCTGCTGGACTCCCTGCAGCTCTACGACGTCTACTCCTCGGCGTGGTTCTCGGCGATCTACCTTCTGCTGTTCATCTCCCTGATCGGTTGCGTGGTGCCGCGCGCCATCGCCCATTACAAGGCCATGCGCTCACAGCCGCCACGGACCCCGCAGCGTCTGTCCCGGCTGCCCGAATACGGCACCCTGGTGATCCCCGCCAGTGGCGCCGTCCCGGCGTCGGACGCCATCAACGGTGCGGCCGGACTGCTGCGGAAGCGCGGCTACCGGGTGGAGGTCAGGGATGCCGACGGCGCCCTTCCGTCCCTGGGTGCCGAACGCGGCTTCATGAAGGAAGTGGGCAACCTGGTCTTCCACACGTCGCTTATCGGCGTGCTGGTGTCCGTGGCTGCCGGTGGCCTGTTCGGATACAGCGGCCAGCGCATCCTGGTGGAAGGCGACACATTTGTGAACACCCTGGTGGGCTATGACCAGTTCAACCCGGGCACCAACTTCCAGTCCAGCCAGCTCCAGCCGTACTCGCTCCAGCTGGACAAGTTCAACATCACCTTCGACCGCGAATCCCGGGGCAAGTTCGGCCAGCCCATCGATTTCGCCGCCACTGTGACCACCAAGGAAAACCCGGACGCTCCGCCCAAGCAGGAGATCCTGAAGGTCAACGACCCCGTGAGCCTGGGCGGCACCAGCATCTACCTCACCGGCAACGGCTACGCGCCGGTGGTGACCATCCGGGACGGGGCGGGCAACGTGGCCATGCAGGGTCCGGTGGTGGCCAAGCTGCAGGGCGAGAACTACTACTCCTCCGTGGTGATCAAGGTCCCCGACGCCCAGCCGGACCAGCTGGGCTTCGTGGGCTTCTTCCTCCCCACCGCGTTCGTGACGGATAAGAACGTCTCCTTCAGCGCCGACCCTGAGCTGTTCAACCCGCAGCTGACACTGAACTCCTACTACGGCGACCTGGGCCTGAACAAGGGTGCTCCGCAGAACGTCTTCGAACTGGACGTCAAGAACCTGACCCCGCTGAACGCCAGGAACCTGGCGGCCGGGGGCATCACGCTGGCACCCGGCTCCACCTACACCCTGCCGGACGGCAAGGGCAGCATCAGCTTCGACGGCGTGAAGCGGTACATCGGCGTGGACATCCACCACAACCCCGGGCAGCTGTACGCCCTGATCTTCGCCTTGCTGGCCGTGGCCGGCCTGATCCTTTCGCTCTACGTCAACCGCCGGCGCGTCTGGGTACGCACCGGCACCGCTGACGACGGCCGCACCATGGTGGAATACGGGCTGCTCGCCCGCGGCGAGGACCACCGGCTGGCGGGCGAGGCGGCCGCGCTGCGGAAACTGTTCGCTGCCGAGTGGCAGCTGCCCGACGAGGCTGCGCCTGAAGCTGCTGCCCCCGAAAATACTGCCCCGTCCCAGCAAACTCCCAGCCGGACAGGCGATAATGTCGCAGGCTCCGCCGAAAAGGCCGAAGGCTCCGTCACCACCCCAGCAGGCCCCACAGGGCCCGAAAAGGACCAGTAA